In the Phaseolus vulgaris cultivar G19833 chromosome 7, P. vulgaris v2.0, whole genome shotgun sequence genome, one interval contains:
- the LOC137828221 gene encoding patellin-4-like, with amino-acid sequence MNSMDECCNDENGKIALGVPLIYHFRENNNEQSLKVEDLQEYHDCEDDEDDDDDLEVSSLGDGTQSPAEVKLKIKKSLLELRCKIENAILGNFLLGEPDKDLAPEDVAVSREQLREISIWGVPLLPSKAHEGTDVVLRKFLKAKDFKVNEAFDMLQKTLIWRRENNIDGITEEDLGSECGNAGFLCSKDREGRPVCYQVCGVFKDRRVYKKTFGSNNRCDKYLRWKIQLVEKAVKKLNFREGGVDSIIQVFDLKNTPMQGTKELNSLSKKALILFQNYYPEIIHKIIIIYAPFWFYTSQVLFSRFMNQRNKKKFILARPQKVTQTLLKCIAPEHLPCEYGGLRRNNDEEFSPSDKATELKIKGNTVSKVEFPVAELGVTLMWDVTVVGWDVCYKEEFIPDDEGSYSVLLQNQNVEGSSTRNSFYISEPGKIVITVENGTYKKRKMFYRSKARTTVPMFILL; translated from the exons ATGAACAGCATGGATGAATGTTGCAATGATGAAAATGGGAAAATCGCTCTCGGGGTGCCCCTCATTTACCATTTCCGCGAGAACAATAATGAGCAAAGTCTGAAGGTCGAAGACCTCCAAGAATATCATGATTGtgaagatgatgaagatgatgatgatgatctTGAAGTCTCATCTTTAGGAGATGGGACCCAAAGTCCTGCTGAGGTTAAACTCAAGATAAAGAAGTCATTGCTGGAATTACGTTGCAAGATTGAAAATGCCATTCTTGGCAACTTTTTGTTAGGGGAACCCGATAAGGATCTTGCACCAGAAGACGTGGCAGTGTCGAGGGAACAGCTGAGAGAGATTTCTATCTGGGGTGTCCCTTTGTTGCCCAGCAAGGCTCATGAGGGCACTGATGTTGTTTTGAGGAAGTTCTTGAAGGCCAAAGATTTCAAGGTCAATGAGGCCTTTGACATGCTACAGAAGACCCTCATATGGCGACGTGAAAACAACATTGATGGGATCACTGAGGAAGATTTGGGTTCTGAGTGTGGAAATGCAGGATTTTTGTGCAGTAAGGATAGGGAGGGTCGTCCTGTGTGTTACCAAGTTTGTGGGGTTTTCAAAGACAGGCGCGTCTACAAGAAGACCTTTGGATCAAATAACAGGTGTGACAAGTATTTGCGGTGGAAAATTCAACTGGTTGAAAAAGCTGTGAAGAAGCTAAACTTTAGAGAAGGAGGGGTAGATTCCATAATTCAGGTTTTTGATTTGAAGAACACACCAATGCAAGGAACCAAGGAGCTCAACTCACTCAGCAAAAAAGCTCTAATATTGTTTCAGAATTACTATCCTGAGATCATTCACAAAATC ATCATAATATATGCTCCATTTTGGTTCTACACGTCCCAAGTGCTATTCTCAAGATTCATGAACCAGAGAAATAAAAAGAAGTTCATCTTAGCTAGGCCACAGAAGGTCACACAGACCCTTCTCAA GTGCATAGCCCCAGAACATCTTCCATGTGAATATGGCGGTCTCAGGAGGAACAACGATGAAGAGTTCTCGCCTTCTGATAAGGCCACAGAGCttaaaataaaaggaaatacTGTTTCCAAAGTTGAATTTCCAGTGGCAGAG CTTGGAGTGACACTAATGTGGGATGTAACTGTGGTGGGATGGGATGTGTGCTACAAGGAAGAGTTCATTCCAGATGATGAAGGCTCGTACAGTGTATTACTGCAAAACCAAAACGTAGAGGGTAGCAGCACTAGAAACTCCTTTTACATCAGTGAACCTGGGAAGATAGTGATAACAGTTGAAAATGGGACATACAAGAAGAGAAAAATGTTCTATAGATCTAAAGCCAGAACCACGGTTCCCATGTTCATCTTGTTATAG